Proteins encoded within one genomic window of Gigantopelta aegis isolate Gae_Host chromosome 2, Gae_host_genome, whole genome shotgun sequence:
- the LOC121377422 gene encoding E3 ubiquitin-protein ligase TRIM71-like, translated as MNKSNMDTTGLSSANVTVPEDSNSVTDQAASDDDPQYALTADDPAFPDDGYVACTSDVREGLNLGLQDVRSTRVCGLCDKNFAEGRCLDCDEDLCSVCVKYHEKLKITSTHNILFIDPPANLEKVQHGSVGQKMRITCPKHEDELLKFFCKSCKVPVCRDCILTSHKDHVTGDILDEAQGAKEQVQIMLVKAENTKRTIEGDHEKLKEYEGEFLESIQKVSAIVKQLYKDISDRVEESHQNLVDTIQSTKNDELSRIQHCEEFYKQKLVSISDVLYKGEKLLSSETDMEMVLEMDVLRQTAPGLCSVRSIKPVKAEFVLSGNRNLARNTAENIIGHVSLTVTEASVQDGGKHAYIREVCLKRDIAFHIWEMKCTKPSVRGICEGSNGIMWVATPKSLLKLGTDGRRQNSIHLTSDVSCITKGHEGKLLVAFSRGNGIKILSHDAMNIWSTYATIPETVMAISTTSDKQRVFVASAAAQNLYIICNHGKDMVRVPLPEDLSQSDAVITGMAVGSAGEVAISNSSGKLVILSDSFEAKYVYKGPDGVMFPTSICYDKQGHLIVADGKRYTVHLVSKSGRFLAFLLKKDDFQDIGAPTAVCVDECQRLWVGTDMGNVCAYTYIHDVL; from the coding sequence ATGAACAAATCCAATATGGACACAACaggtttgtcgtctgctaatgTAACGGTTCCAGAAGATTCTAACAGTGTCACGGACCAGGCCGCGTCTGATGATGATCCCCAGTACGCATTGACAGCAGACGATCCTGCGTTTCCAGACGATGGATATGTCGCGTGCACGTCTGACGTCAGAGAAGGCTTGAATTTGGGTTTACAGGACGTGCGCTCGACTCGCGTGTGTGGATTATGCGACAAGAACTTCGCCGAAGGCCGCTGTTTAGACTGTGACGAAGATTTGTGCAGTGTCTGCGTCAAGTATCACGAAAAGCTTAAAATAACATCAAcgcataacattttatttattgatccTCCTGCAAATTTGGAAAAGGTGCAACATGGTTCTGTGGGACAAAAAATGCGCATTACATGTCCGAAACACGAAGACGAGTTGCTGAAATTTTTCTGTAAGTCTTGCAAGGTTCCCGTCTGCCGTGACTGCATCCTGACGTCACATAAGGACCACGTGACAGGCGACATTTTGGACGAAGCCCAAGGCGCGAAGGAACAAGTGCAGATTATGCTGGTGAAAGCGGAGAATACTAAACGGACTATAGAAGGAGATCACGAGAAGCTTAAAGAATACGAGGGTGAATTTCTGGAAAGCATTCAAAAGGTCAGTGCAATTGTGAAACAGCTGTACAAAGATATCTCCGACCGCGTGGAAGAATCACATCAGAACCTTGTGGATACAATCCAGTCGACGAAAAACGACGAACTCAGCCGAATTCAACACTGTGAAGAGTTCTACAAGCAAAAACTTGTCTCTATCTCGGATGTTCTGTACAAAGGGGAGAAACTGCTGTCTTCCGAGACGGATATGGAAATGGTGCTGGAGATGGACGTCCTGCGACAGACTGCGCCTGGTCTGTGTAGCGTAAGAAGCATCAAACCCGTGAAAGCGGAGTTTGTGTTGTCGGGGAATCGAAACCTCGCCAGAAATACTGCCGAGAACATCATCGGTCACGTGTCACTTACCGTCACTGAAGCGTCAGTTCAGGATGGCGGGAAACACGCGTATATCAGAGAGGTTTGCTTGAAGCGAGACATAGCTTTCCATATCTGGGAGATGAAATGCACCAAACCGTCGGTGAGGGGCATCTGCGAAGGCTCAAACGGCATCATGTGGGTAGCCACGCCAAAGTCGCTGCTGAAACTGGGCACCGATGGCAGACGACAGAACAGCATCCATCTGACGTCTGACGTTTCGTGCATCACCAAAGGTCACGAAGGAAAACTCTTAGTGGCTTTCAGCCGGGGAAATGGCATCAAGATCCTCTCCCACGATGCCATGAATATCTGGTCCACCTACGCAACGATCCCCGAGACGGTCATGGCAATATCAACCACGAGCGACAAACAGCGAGTATTCGTCGCGTCTGCAGCGGCGCAGAATCTTTATATAATATGCAACCACGGTAAGGACATGGTCAGAGTCCCTCTGCCAGAGGACCTCTCGCAGAGTGACGCCGTCATCACCGGAATGGCGGTTGGATCTGCCGGAGAGGTCGCCATTTCAAACAGCAGCGGCAAATTAGTGATTCTTTCAGATTCGTTTGAAGCCAAATACGTCTACAAAGGACCAGATGGAGTCATGTTCCCCACAAGCATCTGTTACGACAAACAAGGTCACTTGATTGTGGCAGACGGCAAAAGATACACGGTCCACTTGGTCAGCAAGTCGGGGCGTTTCCTGGCATTTCTGCTTAAGAAGGATGATTTTCAGGATATTGGCGCACCGACCGCTGTTTGCGTGGATGAATGTCAACGATTGTGGGTTGGAACTGACATGGGCAATGTTTGCGCTTATACTTATATTCATGATGTTCTATAA